The Eubalaena glacialis isolate mEubGla1 chromosome 3, mEubGla1.1.hap2.+ XY, whole genome shotgun sequence nucleotide sequence GAGGACGGCCTCGTGGGCGTCGTCTGCGCTGTGGTGGGGGCGCAGCTCGCGCTGCTGGTCTGGCCGCTCACCTCATGCCAGCCTTGGCCGCCCGGACCTTGTCGTTGTTCTCCCCTCCCACGCCCCGGCCCGCCCCTCGGGAgcgcttccttccttcctcgcgCTGCCAGCCGCTCCAGCTTCGCTTCATCTTGTTGTGTTCCTGCCTCAGCCCTAGAATCACCCAGTTCTCCGGGGAGCGCTGGTTCGTTTCCCTGGAGAGTGGGGTTTAGACGCCAGGCCCCGGCAGCGGGTGTGGGCGTTGCTGCTGGGGTGTCACTGCCTGTAGTCCtctcctgtgtgtatgtgtgtgtgtgccgaCCCGTGCATGCACGTGTGTTCTGAGCCATGTCCACGGGTGTGCACTAGCCATGCACACGCCCACATATGCACGTGAGTGTGTGCAGAGTGTACAGCTGCCGGCACACTTGCACCTACAGCTGTTTCTTTGTCTCGCTGGCTGTGTTTGTGCAAGTAGACACGACTGCACTCCAGTGTCTGAGCTCCGGTCCTGTTACCAGGGACTCATCGTGAGTCCCAAGTGTGTGGGTCTGTGGAACTGGGTTGACGATTCTTCCCGTCCTGCAGCAGGGGGGCGAGATTTGTTCCCCTCCCAGTGGTCCCGAGACTGATGGGGTAGTGACACTGCCCAGCATCCTCCCTGattcccccactgtgtcccccaCATCCCCCCGACTTCTCCTGCGTCACCGTTGGGTGGGATGTGTTGCTGTTCGTGGTGGTTTTGCGGCTGCCTGCAGAACCCCTCTGGCCATCCTTCTGTCCGTCCACCCGTCTGTTGGGGTCCTGGAGGCCTCGCCTGACACGTCTCGTGGGCCTGCAGGGTGGATTTGAACACCGACAGAAGGATCAGTGCCAAGGAGATGCAGCACTGGATCATGGAGAAGACGGCCGAGCACTTCCAGGAGGCCATCGCGGAGAGCAGGGCGCACTTCCGTGCCGTGGACCCCGACGGTGACGGTACGGTACGGCCAACCTCGCCCTGACCCTGACGGCCTGAGGCTGCCGGCGGAGGGCGGTGCCTGGAGGTGTGTGTGGGGGCGGGGCTCCAGGCCGAGGGCCCAGGAACGAGGAGGTGAGAGGCAGGAGGGGCCTGCAGGTGCTGCCAGGGAGACGCCAGCTTGCCGTGCAGGCGAGGACCAGGCGAGGACCACGGGGCTTGGCTCTGGCGTGAAGCTTGGAGCTGTGTTTTGCTGCCCCTGCCTCTACAGATGCCCTTATCACAAGGATTTTGGATCAACGGCTTAAAGTAACTAGATacgtctttttaaaaatgttcgaTGTTGGGACTcccgtggcggtccagtggttaagactcctcacttccaacgcaaggggctcgggttcgatccctggtcggggaactaagatcccacgtgccccacggtgcggccaaaaaaaaaaaagcgttcgTTGTTAAACCTCCTAACAAGTTGTCTTGCTCTTTCAGGCCGTGTGTCATGGGATGAGTACAAGGTGAAGTTTCTGGCGAGCAAAGGCCATGATGAGAGAGAAGTTgccgataagataaagaataagtgGGACCTGAACGTCGACGAAGAGAGTAAGGGCTCGGCCTCCCGTGGCCAGCATGGCGCGTGTGGCAGCACAGACGCCGGGAGGGAAGTGGGCGAGGTGGGTGTGGCCACAGCCGGGCGCTCCTGCGGGGCCGTTAGGCAGAGCCCCCAGGACCCTCCAGGTGCCGTGGGTGGGTAGGTGCGGCCGGCGGCCTCAGGTGGGCTTGAGCTCCGGGCAGGAGGTGGTGGAAGCACCGGGAAGCAGGTCTCGGCTGGGACAGGTCCTCAGCGCCAGCGTCGGTGAGGCCGGTGGGGGCTCCTGCCTGAGGTGCCTGGAGGCCGCGGTCCCAGCCGGCTCTCTTCTTAGCTTTTCAGAGACGTTCCTTTAAAAACCCGTTTCCCTGGTACAAAATTTGATGCCTTTTAGTTAAGTCCTGAAGCACCACTGAAGAGTTCTTGTGACCTTCACTGGTTACTGTGTCCAGCTCTGTGCCATCCCGTCCCTCCCGGGGGTTCGTTCGCAGCCGGGTGTCGAGTTCGGCTCGTTGGGGGCTTTGTCAGAGCGCCGTGTGCTTCCTGTGTTCTCCTGTTCGGTCTTTACTCGGCGGGTCGTCCCTGCCATTGTCATCCAGCGTGTCGTTTTCTCGTGATGGACACGTGTGTGCCGGATTTTTACTGGGACGTCTCTGTACCTGTGGCGCTACCCTGTTTGTTTCACGTCCACCTGGCCGTCGGGGTTGTGTCATGGCCTCCTGTTGGTGTCTGTGGCCCTTCCCGCCTCGGCTTTGTGAGGGCTGCCGCTGTGTTCTTTGGTCCAGGGATGTTCGTTACTGTCATGTCTGTAGATGTGCTGTGGGCGCCACTGTTCTCTGTCAGGGTTGGTGTTTTTAGCACGGGACTCTCTTGTCTGCCATCAGGGTTGCAATCTGTGCCTTCTTTCTGTGTGcgcttgctctttagtttttaatTCCAAGTTTCGCTTGTTCCCTGCTGTTGTGCAGGGAAGCGATTGGCTTCTGTATGTCAGCCTTCCATCCTGTAGCCTTGCTGTGCTTGCTCAGTGGTTCCAGGAGTTTCTtgtcaattcttttgggttttctacATAGGCGATCGTGACATCGTTGAACAAAAACGGTTTATTTCCTCCTTCCCAATCAGTGTCTCtcttattccttttcttgtcttagtgCATCAGCTAGGACTTCCCAGTGCGATGTTGAAGGCAGTGGTGAGAAGGGCCATCCTTGCTTTAAATCTGAATTTAGTGGAAAAGCTTCGACTTTCTCACCATTATGATctcagctgtaggttttttgtggATGTTCTTTATCAAGGTGACGAGTTCCCTCTGTTTCTAGTCTGCTGAGAGTTTTcgtcatgaatgggtgttggattttgtcagatgcttttttgcatctatggaTATGACCACGTGATTTCTTTTCATTAGGCTGTTGATGTGAGTATCAGTTGAATTTCAGACGTTGAGCCAACCTTGCCTacgtgggataaatcccacttggttgtaaTGTGTAATTCTTTTTGTATGTTGTTGGGTTTgatctgctaatattttgttgaatgtttttgcgtctatattcgtGCGAGacgttggtctgtagttttcttgtgtcCTTTCTGCTTTTAGTGTTAGGACCTCACaggatgagttaggaagtgttcactctgtttctctcctctggaagagattgtggagaTTGGTATGGCCTCCTCCTcacatgtttggtagaattcacctgtgaaccgCCCTTGAGACTTGGTTTTTCCaaagcattttgtttttttatggatTACGTAGAGGTTAGCTTTATATTGTGAGCCAGTCTGAATTTCTTGGTAAAAGATGAGTTAAGctcatttctgtttctattgatatttcttttttttcccttcatctttTCCTCTGCTAGTGTGGGATTTAGAGACCCCACTTCCCTTTTCTCAGCAGTCACGTGACCCTGTCTGGTGGCCTGACAGGTGTGAATGGGGTACCCAGCTTTCCAGGTGTGCCCATGGGGGCTGCCCATTGTGGGCAGGGGGTTTGTATCTTacagctttacttttttcttctcagtGTATTGTTGACCAGAGTCTGAGTCAAGACCATTTTACTCTGTTCTGGGTGGTATAGAGGCCTCCTTCCTAGTTCATGTGGTGTCACCCAGGATTTTGGTTCTGccgggttttatttatttatttaatttattatttttggttgcgttgggtcttcgttgctgcgcacgggctttctctagttgccgtgagtgggggctactctttgttgcggtgtgcgggcttctcattgcggtggcttctcatgttgcagagcatgggctctaggtgcgcggacttcagtagttgtggcacgtgcgctcagtagttgtggctcgcgggctctagagcgcaggctcagtagttgtggcgcacgggcttagctgctccacgacacttgggatctccccggaccagggctcgaacccgtgtcctctgcattggcaggcggattcttagccactgcgccaccagggcagcccctctGCTGTTTTTTAAACCCTGTAGATAAGATGGTATTTTCTTCCGGAAATGGTTGTTGGCCATTTTTATGTTTGTCTCCATTTTGTGTTTCCACTGTTCGTGCTGGGTTCAGACTGTCCCCTGAACGTGTCCTTTAGAGGTGTCTGGGGGGGCCCCTGTTCTCCTCCTGCCAGCATTGGAGATTTAGCACTGGCTCCTGGGGTGGCTGCTGGCCGTCTGTGCCTGCTTGTCTGTCCTCAGCGCCCTCTCCCTTGGCTGTGTGTGGGGTCGGGACGTGTTCTTCCTGGATCTAGAGTTCATGGTGTCTCTACTTGCCCAGCCCTCACCTCACTCCCGTGTGTTCATGAGTCTGGGACGGGGGGTGAGCAGCTCTGGGGGATCAGAAATGAAAAGCAGCTGTCGAGGGTCCCAGAGCGGGGAGAGCGTGGGGGGAGGGCTGGGCTCGGGTGGGCCTCTCCGGGGCCGCCGTCCCCTGCACCGCGGACGGGGTCCCTCCAGGCCGCCTCCAGCTTCTGGTGCTGCCAGCGTCCCTGCTTGTGGCCACTGCTCTCCAATCTCATCTCCTCTCACACAAGGACACCTGGGCTTAGGGCCCACCTGAATCCCAGGTGGTCTCGTCTCAAGATCCTTTACTAatttcatctgcaaagaccttttttccAGATCAGGTCGCGTTCGCAGGCTCCGGGTAGACACGGCAAGCCTGTGCCCGTCCCGCCACTCCTGTCCCCGTGGCCGGGCAGGTGGGCAGTGGGCGAACCTGTAGTTGCCACGGCTCTTCTGTCCGTCAGAAGGCACGAGGTGTGAGGCCACAGGCGTTGCGTGGGATTCTCCCTGTCGCGACCGGGCCGGGCCCGGGCGTCCCTGTTCCCAGCCGGAAGCTGGAGCTGGGCCCCGGGTGAGGGTGCGGAGCGCTGCGCCGGCCTCTCCCTGCTCCCCGGCGGGACACCCAGGTCGTCACCGACCACCGGCCCCAGGGGCCCCGCACCGGGCCTTCCACAGTGGCAGGGGTAGCGGGGATCGCGCAGGGGACGCGTGAGTCATACCTGGAAGCTGAGTTTTCCTTCAGAGCCTTGCCCGGTGGACAGTGCACGCACGGGCGGAGACGGAAGGGAAGCAAGTGTGCCTTTGTTCCCACAGAGCCAGTGGCCCGCTTCCCGGGAACGAgcgggggcggggctgtgtcTGAGGGGGTCTGTGTCCGGGGTGGGGGGTCTGTTTTGGTTGAGGGTCTGCGTCTGCATCTTGGGGCGTCTGTGTATCTGCCCCCCGGGGGCTGAGGACCCCTCCGAGGGTTGCGAGGACCACATCCCGAgctggcccccccccccccgccctcggGCTGCGTGTCTCGGAATTTTCTGGATGCGTGCAGGGGTCCCGTGTGCGCGGGTCCTGACGGATGCGCCTCTCTCAGCACAGGAAGTCCTGGAGAACCTCAAAGACCGCTGGTATCAGGCGGACAACCCGCCCCCGGACCTGCTGCTGACGGAGAGCGAGTTCCTGTCGTTCCTGCACCCCGAGCACAGCCGCGGCATGCTGCAGTTCATGGTCAAGGAGATCATCCGGGACCTGGGTGAGGCCCGGCCGCGGAGGGCAGCACGGGCCGGTCCTGGGCTGGGTGGCCCGGGGGGGGGGCTGTCCGGCCGCTGTTTGGGGTCAGGCCAAAACCGCGCAAACTGAAAACCTGGCAGCAAAGCCCCGTCAGTTGAGTTTTCTCCTGAGTGGCCTCGGTGGTCCTGCGCCCACTGGAGTCTGACGTCTGCCCCCGTGTCCCGCAGACCAGGATGGTGACAAGAAGCTCTCGCTGTCCGAGTTCATTTCTCTGCCCGTGGGCACCGTGGAGAACCAGCAGGGCCAGGACGTGGATGACGGCTGGGTGCGAGACAGGAAGAGAGAGTTCGAGGAGCTGATCGACGCCAACCACGACGGGATCGTGACCATGGCGGAGCTGGAGGTGGGTGTGGGGCCCGCCGCTCCGGGAAGCAGGGTCGGCCTGGCCGGACGCTGGGGCAGGAAGGCCGCGCGCCGCTGGACCCACCTCCTGCCTCGGGAGTGTCTTCACTGGTGTCGTGTGTAGGTGCTGCGTGGGG carries:
- the SDF4 gene encoding 45 kDa calcium-binding protein; protein product: MASRQAPLGGLAPRCLWLLGAVLVMDASARPANHSSARERAANREENEMLPPDHLNGVKLEMDGHLNRDFHQEVFLGKDAGGFEEDAEPRRSRRKLMVIFSKVDLNTDRRISAKEMQHWIMEKTAEHFQEAIAESRAHFRAVDPDGDGRVSWDEYKVKFLASKGHDEREVADKIKNKWDLNVDEETQEVLENLKDRWYQADNPPPDLLLTESEFLSFLHPEHSRGMLQFMVKEIIRDLDQDGDKKLSLSEFISLPVGTVENQQGQDVDDGWVRDRKREFEELIDANHDGIVTMAELEDYMDPMNEFSALNEAKQMIAIADENQNHFLEPEEVLKYSEFFTGSKLVDYARSVHEEF